Proteins encoded by one window of Corvus cornix cornix isolate S_Up_H32 chromosome 27, ASM73873v5, whole genome shotgun sequence:
- the LRRC3C gene encoding leucine-rich repeat-containing protein 3C yields the protein MTAAQRVLLCPITMGLLLQNLFLLLLLFLLGSCLHPAAAFPKGCYPSEEEGLKTFRCSNAQLTEVPRDIPNDTNKLYLDFNQIPFLPRDAFRDLPLLLELDLSHNAIARVESGAFQGLAEHLHSLDLSSNRLVSVSKDAFSNLKAKVNLSNNPWLCDCRLQELIRAVELAADSSGGIMCDSSTQEEHVGKAFLQVIADTDFCNVYKKTTDIAMLVTMFGWFAMVISYLVYYVRQNQEDARRHLEYLKSLPSKQRRSEESSTISTVV from the coding sequence AtgactgcagcacagagggtTCTCCTCTGCCCCATCACCATGGGACTGCTCCTGCAGaacctcttcctcctcctcctcctcttcctcctgggCTCCTGCCTCCACCCAGCCGCTGCCTTCCCCAAGGGCTGTTACCCCTCAGAAGAGGAGGGGCTGAAGACCTTTCGCTGCAGCAACGCTCAGCTGACCGAGGTCCCCAGAGACATCCCCAATGACACCAACAAGCTCTACCTGGACTTCAACCAAATCCCCTTCCTGCCTCGCGATGCCTTCCGGGACCTGCcgctcctgctggagctggatcTGTCCCACAACGCCATCGCCAGAGTTGAAAGTGGGGCTTTCCAGGGCCTGGCAGAGCACCTGCACTCTCTGGACTTGTCTTCCAACAGGCTGGTGTCGGTCAGCAAAGATGCCTTTAGCAACCTGAAAGCCAAGGTGAACCTGTCCAACAACCCGTGGCTGTGTGACTGTCGGCTGCAGGAGCTGATCCGCGCAGTGGAGCTGGCGGCTGACTCCTCAGGGGGCATCATGTGTGACTCCTCCACGCAGGAGGAGCACGTTGGCAAAGCTTTCCTGCAGGTCATTGCTGACACAGACTTCTGCAATGTGTACAAGAAGACCACGGACATCGCCATGCTGGTCACCATGTTTGGCTGGTTTGCCATGGTGATCTCCTACCTGGTCTACTACGTGCGGCAGAACCAGGAGGATGCCCGGCGGCACCTGGAATATCTCAAGTCACTGCCCAGCAAGCAGCGGCGATCGGAGGAGTCATCCACCATCAGCACTGTGGTGTGA
- the ORMDL3 gene encoding ORM1-like protein 3, translating into MNVGTAHSEVNPNTRVMNSRGIWLSYVLGIGLLHVVLLSIPFFSVPVVWTLTNIIHNLSMYIFLHTVKGTPFETPDQGKARLLTHWEQMDYGVQFTASRKFLTIMPIVLYFLTSFYTKYDRIHFIINTISLMSVLIPKLPQFHGVRIFGINKY; encoded by the exons ATGAACGTGGGAACGGCACACAGCGAGGTGAACCCCAACACCCGAGTCATGAACAGCCGCGGCATCTGGCTGTCCTACGTGCTGGGCATCGGGCTGCTGCACGTCGTGCTCCTGAGCATCCCCTTCTTCAGCGTCCCTGTGGTCTGGACTCTCACCAACATCATCCACAACCTG AGCATGTACATCTTCCTGCACACCGTGAAGGGAACCCCCTTCGAGACCCCGGACCAGGGCAAGGCCCGGCTGCTCACGCACTGGGAGCAGATGGATTATGGAGTCCAGTTCACCGCTTCCCGCAAGTTCCTCACCATCATGCCCATCGTCCT GTATTTTCTAACCAGCTTTTACACCAAGTATGACCGGATACACTTCATCATCAACACCATCTCCCTCATGAGTGTCCTGATCCCCAAACTGCCTCAGTTCCACGGAGTCCGGATCTTTGGGATCAACAAGTACTGA